In the genome of Peptococcaceae bacterium 1198_IL3148, one region contains:
- a CDS encoding BMC domain-containing protein, which translates to MKKSDALGFVETYSLVSVLEAADAMCKAADVELVGYENVASGLVSVVVRGDVGAVKTAVEAGVKAASKVGNVYSSNVIARPHPDVEKIIAKHVIDW; encoded by the coding sequence GTGAAGAAAAGTGATGCTTTAGGATTCGTAGAAACTTACAGCCTGGTTTCGGTGCTAGAAGCAGCGGATGCCATGTGCAAGGCTGCAGATGTAGAATTAGTCGGTTATGAAAACGTGGCTTCTGGTTTGGTTTCCGTTGTGGTTCGCGGTGACGTAGGAGCAGTAAAAACCGCTGTGGAGGCTGGTGTCAAAGCCGCCAGCAAAGTGGGCAACGTCTATAGCTCCAATGTTATTGCCAGACCACATCCCGATGTAGAAAAGATTATCGCCAAACACGTCATTGACTGGTAA
- a CDS encoding BMC domain-containing protein — protein sequence MEYFGEEALGLIETRGMVPAIQAVDVMCKAADVVLVSYENMGSGLVTVMVKGDVAAVRAAVEQGAAAAAAIGELTAYHVMPRPISRVGKIVSKHDIDAD from the coding sequence ATGGAATATTTTGGCGAAGAAGCATTGGGCCTGATTGAAACAAGAGGCATGGTTCCAGCAATTCAAGCGGTGGATGTCATGTGCAAAGCTGCTGATGTGGTACTGGTTTCCTATGAAAATATGGGTTCCGGACTGGTTACCGTTATGGTTAAAGGTGATGTTGCCGCAGTGAGGGCAGCTGTTGAGCAAGGGGCAGCGGCAGCGGCAGCCATTGGTGAATTGACAGCCTATCACGTCATGCCGCGCCCCATCAGCCGGGTAGGGAAGATTGTTTCGAAACACGACATAGATGCGGACTGA